The Sulfolobus islandicus Y.N.15.51 sequence ATGAATGTCAAGATAGCTGCACTAGCTAGCCATTCTGCACTTGACGTTTTCGATGGAGCTAAAGATGAAGGTTTTCAAACAATAGGGCTGTGTAAAAAAGGAAGAGAAAGGCCTTATTTGGAATTTAAAGCAATCATGGATAAATGTATGATCTTGGATGATTTTAAAGAAATAATCTCGGATAAGGTGCAAGATAGTTTACTCAGCGAAAATGCAATAATTGTTCCTAATAGGAGCTTAGCGGTTTATGTAGGTTATGATGGAATAGAAAACATGAAAACAAAAGTCTTTGGCAACAGATATATGTTACGATGGGAAGAAAGAGTAGGCGAAAAGAATTATTATAAAATACTAAATGAGGCGAAAATCTCTATACCCAAATTATTCAAACCAGAAGAGATCGATAGACCAGTAATAGTTAAACTACCTGAGGCTAAAAGGAAAGTTGAAAGAGGATTCTTTTTTGCTGTAAACAAGGAAGATTTTGAAGTTAAACTTAACGAATTATTAAGAAATAACGTAATAGATAATAAAGGTTTAAAAAATATGGTAATAGAGGAATTCGTGTTCGGAGCTCACTTTAATCTTAACTACTTCTACAGCCCAATATTTAATAGACTAGAACTAATAAGCGTGGATAGAAGAATTCAAAGTGATTGGGATAGCTTATATAGATTGCCTGCTGACATACAAATAAAATTAGGTAGGATACCAAGACTGATAGAGGTTGGCCATGAGCCAGTAACAATAAGAGAAAGTCTATTAGAAAAAGTCTTTGAGATAGGATATAGATTTGTAGAGGCCACACAAAAACTTGAACCTCCCGGAATAATAGGACCCTTTACTCTACAAGTTATGGTGACTCCAGATTTAGATCTTGTCGTATACGATGTCGCTCCAAGAATTGGGGGTGGTACAAATGCATATATGGGAATTGGGAGTCAATACTCTAAATTTTACTTCGGAAAGCCAATAAGTTTAGGAAGAAGAATAGCATTAGAGATAAAGCACGCTATAATAAATAATCTTACTGAAAAAATACTAACTTAATATGTCATTATGATTTTTACGTTAATTAAAGAGATACTACGAAAGTGTCTAGATTTCTATAATGATAAATAACGCATAGATATGTTTAAATAAGATAAAGTAGAGGTATACAAAACGGTGTTTGATGCTAGAATTAATTGTTGGAGGATTTTTTGGTGATGAAGGAAAGGGAAAAGTAGCAGCTTATTTAGGTATTAAAGATAAACCAAAATTAAGTGTGAGAACAGGGTCTATTAATGCTGGCCATACAGTTACGTATTCAGGAAAGATATGGAAGCTAAGGATTATCCCATCTGCATTTGTAAATAAATCCACTGAATTAGCTCTAGCTCCCGGGGCACTTACGTCATTAGACGTCCTATTTAAAGAGATGAGGGAAACTGAAACTTATGATAGATTATATATTGATTCACATGTTGGAATTATAACTGAAGATGAGGTAAGAGAGGAGAAAAACGATCCGTATCTTATGAATGTAATTGGGAGCACTGGCCAAGGCGTCGGATATGCGGAGAGTAAAAGAATATTAAGAAAGTTAAAGTTAGCAAAGGATTATAAAGAACTTGAAAAGTTCGTCATAGATGTTCCTAGTAAAATATTGGATTATTTAGAGAATGGTTACAATATCCTTATAGAAGGAACTCAAGGACATTATCTAAGTCTATACCACGGCGAATATCCATATGTAACTAGTAGAAATACTACTGCATCAGGAATATTAAGCGAGGCCGGAATAGGACCAAAATATGTGGATCACATAATAATTACCTTCAAGAGCTACGTTACCAGAGTAGGAAAAGGCCCACTAGAGGGTGAGTTAACAGAAGAAGAGGCAAAAAAACTTGGTTTGGCAGAATATGGTACAGTAACTGGGAGATTGAGGAGAGTTGCACCATTTAATACTAAACTTGCAAGAGAAGCCATTAGAATAAATTCAGCTACAATAGTCGCCATAACCAAATTAGACGCCCTATTTAAGGATGCGTATAGAGTCAGAGAATATGAAAAACTACCCACTGAAGCCAAGAAATGGTTAGATGAACTAGAAGAAGAACTAAAAACACCTATTGGACTTATTGGCACTGGAGAAGATGCATACGACATGATAGATCTTAGAGAGGAGGTGAAGTAAATGAGCTCTTATGATGTTGTAATAATTGGAGGAGGTCCAGCTGGACTATTCGCTGCATATGAACTAGCGAATTTGGCTAAAGACAATGTTTCCAACTACAAGATACTATTAGTCGATAGGGGAGCCAGAGCAAGTAAAAGAACTTGCCCACTTTTGTCCCCGAAGGAGAAATGTACATTTTGTGATCCATGCCATATTATGTATGGTTTTGGAGGAGCGGGAACGTTCAGTAGTGGAATAATAAACCTTAGGCCAGATATTGGAGGAGAATTGCATGAAATAACGAGAAGTTGGGATAAGGCACAAGAATTAATAAACTATGTTGATGATATTTTCGTAAAATTTGGAGCTCCAAAGGACAGGGTATTTGAACCAAATATGGAAAAAGTCAAAGAAATACAAAGAAGAGCTGCAAAGGTAGGTGCTGAGTTTGTTCCAATTAGACAAAGACATATGGGGACCGATAAAACACCATTAATAATAGAGAATATTGTAAACTACGTTGAGAAGAAGGGAATTAAAATCGGTGAACTAACGGAGGTCATAGATATAGAGAAGAAGGGTAATAAATTCTTACTTAAAACTTCAAGAGGTGAAATAGAGTCTAGAATAGTCATTGCAGCTCCTGGTAGAGCTGGTGCTAAATGGTTCTATGAGCAAGCTAAAAAATTAGGAGTTGATACCATACCAGGGCCATTGGATATAGGAGTAAGAGTAGAAACTGAGTCTTTTGTATTTGATGAACTTACAGAAGCTGTATGGGATCCCAAGGTAATATTATACTCTAAGAGGTACGATGATAAAGTAAGGACGTTCTGTGTTAATCCAAGAGGATATATTATGAAAGAGGTTTACGATGACGGAACTATTGGAGTTAATGGAGAAACTTATGTCGATAAAAAGAGCAATAATACTAATTTTGCGTTCTTAACTACGATTAAACTTT is a genomic window containing:
- a CDS encoding adenylosuccinate synthetase gives rise to the protein MLELIVGGFFGDEGKGKVAAYLGIKDKPKLSVRTGSINAGHTVTYSGKIWKLRIIPSAFVNKSTELALAPGALTSLDVLFKEMRETETYDRLYIDSHVGIITEDEVREEKNDPYLMNVIGSTGQGVGYAESKRILRKLKLAKDYKELEKFVIDVPSKILDYLENGYNILIEGTQGHYLSLYHGEYPYVTSRNTTASGILSEAGIGPKYVDHIIITFKSYVTRVGKGPLEGELTEEEAKKLGLAEYGTVTGRLRRVAPFNTKLAREAIRINSATIVAITKLDALFKDAYRVREYEKLPTEAKKWLDELEEELKTPIGLIGTGEDAYDMIDLREEVK
- a CDS encoding NAD(P)/FAD-dependent oxidoreductase; protein product: MSSYDVVIIGGGPAGLFAAYELANLAKDNVSNYKILLVDRGARASKRTCPLLSPKEKCTFCDPCHIMYGFGGAGTFSSGIINLRPDIGGELHEITRSWDKAQELINYVDDIFVKFGAPKDRVFEPNMEKVKEIQRRAAKVGAEFVPIRQRHMGTDKTPLIIENIVNYVEKKGIKIGELTEVIDIEKKGNKFLLKTSRGEIESRIVIAAPGRAGAKWFYEQAKKLGVDTIPGPLDIGVRVETESFVFDELTEAVWDPKVILYSKRYDDKVRTFCVNPRGYIMKEVYDDGTIGVNGETYVDKKSNNTNFAFLTTIKLSDPLEDTIEYGKSIARLMTRLGGGKPILQRLIDFQKGRRSTWERINRSTVKPTLRDVTPGDISMGLPYRVVDNLIDGLERLDSIAPGIFSSNTLLYAPEIKYYSVRAVVDNNMETVVDNLFAAGDGTGLSRGINVAAATGILAARGIAIKLGLD
- a CDS encoding formate--phosphoribosylaminoimidazolecarboxamide ligase family protein; the encoded protein is MNVKIAALASHSALDVFDGAKDEGFQTIGLCKKGRERPYLEFKAIMDKCMILDDFKEIISDKVQDSLLSENAIIVPNRSLAVYVGYDGIENMKTKVFGNRYMLRWEERVGEKNYYKILNEAKISIPKLFKPEEIDRPVIVKLPEAKRKVERGFFFAVNKEDFEVKLNELLRNNVIDNKGLKNMVIEEFVFGAHFNLNYFYSPIFNRLELISVDRRIQSDWDSLYRLPADIQIKLGRIPRLIEVGHEPVTIRESLLEKVFEIGYRFVEATQKLEPPGIIGPFTLQVMVTPDLDLVVYDVAPRIGGGTNAYMGIGSQYSKFYFGKPISLGRRIALEIKHAIINNLTEKILT